A region from the Benincasa hispida cultivar B227 chromosome 10, ASM972705v1, whole genome shotgun sequence genome encodes:
- the LOC120089466 gene encoding thioredoxin-like protein YLS8, with product MSYLLPHLHSGWAVDQAILAEEERLVVIRFGHDWDETCMQMDEVLASVAETIKNFAVIYLVDITEVPDFNTMYELYDPSTVMFFFRNKHIMIDLGTGNNNKINWALKDKQEFIDIIETVYRGARKGRGLVIAPKDYSTKYRY from the exons ATGTCGTACTTGCTGCCACATCTTCATTCAGGATGGGCCGTTGACCAGGCAATCCTCGCTGAAGAAGAACGTCTTGTGGTCATTCGTTTTGGTCATGATTGGGATGAGACTTGTATGCAG ATGGATGAAGTGTTGGCCTCAGTTGCAGAGACGATTAAGAACTTTGCTGTGATATACCTTGTGGATATCACAGAGGTTCCTGATTTCAACACAATGTATGAGCTGTATGATCCTTCCACAGTCATGTTCTTCTTTAGGAACAAGCACATAATGATTGATCTTGGTACTGGAAACAACAATAAGATAAACTGGGCACTTAAGGATAAGCAGGAGTTTATCGATATCATTGAAACAGTCTATCGTGGAGCAAGGAAAGGACGCGGTTTAGTCATTGCACCGAAGGACTATTCAACCAAATATCGCTACTAA